Proteins encoded by one window of Octopus bimaculoides isolate UCB-OBI-ISO-001 chromosome 4, ASM119413v2, whole genome shotgun sequence:
- the LOC106882717 gene encoding protein ZBED8-like — protein MIDFSLTKEELAEIKNNRCLLLIYEMGNLQNFWIRVSKKHPNLAEKALQILLQFSTTYICKTSKCGNLKMLDSEMRMSLSTIPPNTQNLCSSHQTHVSH, from the coding sequence ATGATTGATTTTTCACTTACCAAAGAAGAACTAGCTGAAATCAAGAATAATAGGTGTCTATTATTGATTTATGAAATGGGTAACTTACAGAACTTTTGGATTCGTGTTTCAAAGAAGCATCCAAACCTAGCTGAAAAAGCTTTACAAATTCTTTTGCAGTTTTCTACTACATATATTTGCAAGACATCGAAATGTGGAAACTTGAAAATGCTTGATAGTGAAATGCGAATGTCATTATCTACTATTCCACCTAATACCCAAAATCTCTGTTCTTCCCATCAAACTCATGTATCTCACTGA